The Candidatus Zixiibacteriota bacterium genome includes the window GGCAACAGCATCGCAATTCATGATATGGAGACCTCGGCCGATTTCCTCTGGCTTGCTACCGATATTGGAGTCAGCAAGTTTGACATGTTTCGCAATGGTGGAGAGATAAAGGAGACTTACCGTCGATTGGGCGATTTGACCGTTGAATCGCCTGTTGTTTCAGTATTCATCGAGGGAAGCGTCATTGTAGCCGCAAGTCTTGAAGGGCTCTCTATTGCTGATATCAGCGACGAGTTCCTTCAGGATTTCACCCACTGGAGCTCAGTGACTGAGGCGAATTCTGTCGACTTTGCCAGTGGGGATATCACGTCTGTTGCGATCCTGAGTGGTGTCTATGTAGTTGGATCTACTTCCGGGCTGTACACAGTCATCGAGGTGGACGGTGCATATTTATGGGAAAGAGTCGGTTTGGCGAATGCTGCCGTCAGACAGATACGAAGTGATACAGGGCAGCTTCGGATTACGGCGACTTCCGGCATCTACACTTACGATGGTGCGTCACTGGATCAGCATGATCTCACCGGATTGCCGGATGTCACCCTCAGGACTTCGGTAATTGCAGGTGACAACGTTATCGTCGGCACGGAGGAACAGGGTCTTTTCATCAGTTCGACCGGCTGGACGAATGTCCTGGTTGGCGGTCCGGCATCCAACGCGATTGTTGATGTGGCTGCCGACAGCAAAGGAACAATATGGACCGTTCTTAAGCCGCCGTTTGTATCCAGCTTCGATGACGATCAGTGGGCGCATATTACGCTGCCTGTTTCTGACGCTGGACAGTGGGCACTTGAGGTGGATCATAACGATGATATCTGGGTGAGTACCTGGCAGAATGGCGCATTGCGCCTTCATGGTGATTCGCTAATCAAGTACGACACAACCAATAGTTCGCTGTACGGTAATGGGGATGCGGATGGAGAGAACTATATCGTGCTGCGAGATCTCGATGTCGATGAAGCGGGGAGAATCTGGTTTCCGTGCTACCGAGGGTATCCGATGCGGCCTGTCAGCTTCTATGATCCCGCCACGGACAGATGGGATTACTACACCAATCTGGAGGGGCTGACCGATCACTTCATAATTTCGATTCACGTTGTCGATGGAATCCTCTGGACCGGATACGAGAATGCGGGTCTATACCGCACCACCTTAGGCAGTGATCCCTTTGATCATTCGGATGTTTCCAGCCGACTGTATACAACGCTGGAGAATCTGCCTTCTGACGATATCAGAGTTATTTCAAGTGATCTGAACGGTACGGTCTGGGTAGGAACCAACGCCGGACTGGCATATTTCGATGAAGGAATAGACAGATTCATACGGGTTGAACTGCCATCCGGAGCAGGTCCGCAGATAAATGCTATCGAGATTGACCCAAGGAATAACCTATGGATAGGGACGTCAAACAGCCTGGTATCGCTCACCGCCGATGGATCGGGATTCGAAGTCTTCACCACTGCCAACAGCAACATAGCAGGCAATGAAATCACGTCGTTGCATTACGCTGATGATGGTTTTCTGTGGATCGGAACTTCCTCCGGTTTATCGCGACTTGACTACGCGATTGGAATTCTGACTACTCAGGTGGATGAAGTCCTAGCTTATCCAAGTCCGTTTCTGGTCCCGGATCATGGGAAAGTCTTCTTCAACTTCGAAGGAGTGGCAGATGTATCGATCTACACTCTTGCAGGTGAGCTGGTGGCGGAGACGTCTACATCGCGTGGCTGGGATGGCAGCAACGATAGTGGTGAACTGGTTGCCGGAGGTCTGTATCTCTTTTACATAGTGACTCCGAACGGCGAGAGTCATACAGGCAAGATAGCCCTTGTTCGCAAGTAGCTCCATGTCTGAAGATAATATCCTGACAGGCAGTGAATTGATTTCGGCACTGACGGAAACCGGTGTGGCGGCTGGGCGAACAAGCTTCTTCCAGAGTCTTGATTGGCTCCGATTCTGGAATGCTCAGCAAGGCTTCGAATCATGCGCAGTTGTTGCCTTTGACAATAAGCATCTCCGTGGGTATCTCCCATTCTGTACAAGGACAAATCACGGTATTGTCGAGTGCTACTCAATGCCGATGGGTACATATGGAAGTGCAGTCGCTCTCGACGATTCAGGAGACATCCGGGACCTTCTCACAAGTCATTTCCTTGACTGGTGCAGGAAGAAGAACTGCTCTCGAATAAATGTGGTAGAATTCAGTTCGCAGACAGATCAAGTACTCGAGCAATTCGAGATCAGGGAGTTGACGACACAGATCGTCGACCTGGGTGGCGGCGAGGAACTGCTGCGAAGCGCCTTGTCTGAGAATCATCGCAGGAATATAGAAAAATGCCGCAACTATAACCTGAGTTGCAGGAGAGTTGGCTCCGACTGTGATGTTGCTGCTTATTTCTCTCTGGTTGAGGATGGCGCAAAGTGTCGGGGTGCGAAGCCGTTTTATGATTTTGATTTCTACACATCTCTGCTGAATCACATTCCGGGAGATAATCTGCTGTGGGAACTGGTTTGTCTTGATGACAAACCGTGCACCGGACATATTTACTTCAAGTGGGCGAACAGCGTGTT containing:
- a CDS encoding GNAT family N-acetyltransferase, giving the protein MSEDNILTGSELISALTETGVAAGRTSFFQSLDWLRFWNAQQGFESCAVVAFDNKHLRGYLPFCTRTNHGIVECYSMPMGTYGSAVALDDSGDIRDLLTSHFLDWCRKKNCSRINVVEFSSQTDQVLEQFEIRELTTQIVDLGGGEELLRSALSENHRRNIEKCRNYNLSCRRVGSDCDVAAYFSLVEDGAKCRGAKPFYDFDFYTSLLNHIPGDNLLWELVCLDDKPCTGHIYFKWANSVFYWDGASSGAGLEALANFYLFWRNIRQFEDEGFAHLNLGSSPEAAQDLIRFKRGWGAKQVNYFEYNWSSVTYRGMKQIKDWLGR